The DNA segment GCGAATTCACGACGGAGATTGCTGCCCCGCGCAGAAAGCGGCGCATTGTACGCCGCTCGTCGCTAGAGTCCTTGTCGCGACGGCACGTCGAACGCCCTGCCGGTACCAGGAGGTGTGCGGTGTCCTTCGTCATCACAGCACCGCGGACGCTCGCGTCGGTGGCTTCGGATCTGGGCGGTATTGGGTCCGCGATTGGCGAGGCCAACGCGATGGCAGCGGTCCGAACGACGGCGTTGATGCCCGCCGCCGGCGACGAGGTTTCGGCGGCGATCGCGGCGCTGTTTTCCAGCTACGCGCGGGACTATCAAACGCTCGGCGCCCAGGCGGCGGCCTTCCACGCGCAGTTCGTGCAGACATTGACCACCGCGGAGCATCTGTATGCGGCCGCCGACGTCGGCAATGGCGTGCTGTTGCGGGCCGCCGAGCAACAGGTGCTGGGTGTGATCAATGCGCCCACCAACACGTTGTTGGGTCGCCCGCTGATCGGCGACGGCACCCACGGGGCGCCGGGGACCGGGCAGAACGGCGGGGCCGGCGGGATCTTGTGGGGCAACGGCGGTAACGGCGGATCCGGCGCGCCCGGACAGCCGGGTGGCAGGGGCGGTGATGCCGGCCTGTTCGGCCACGGCGGTCAGGGCGGTGTCGGGGGGCCTGGCATGGCCGGCGCCGCCGGCGCCGCGGGCCTGCCGGGGGGCAACGGCATCAACGGCGGCAGCGGCGGCATCGGCGGGGCCGGCGGCGCCGGCGGCAACGGCGGGCTGCTATACGGCAATGGTGGTGCCGGCGGCCGCGGCGGCTCCGGCGGGCTTGGTGGCCCCGGCGGGATGGGCGGCGTGGGCATCGTTGCCAGTCCCACCGGCGGTAGCGGCGGCATCGGGGGCATCGGCGGGACCGGCGGCGCGGGCGGGGCCGGCGGCCACGGCTCGGCGTTGTTCGGTCAACCGGGGATCAACGGCGACGGTGGCGTCGGCGGTATGGGTGGTCAGGGCGGTGCTGGCGGCACCGGCTGGGCCGCCGAGGGCGTCGCAGTCGACGGTTCTGGGCAAGGCGGCCGCGGCGGCGACGGCGGCACCGGCGGGGTCGGTGGGCCGGCGGGTGGGGCCGGCGCCAGCCAGGGTGCGGGTGGGCACGGCGGCGACGGCGGCCACGGCGGCACCGGCGGTCAGGGCGGCAACGGCGCAGGCGCCGGCGGCGACGGGGGCGCCGGGGGCACCGGTGGCACCGGCGGCAACGGCAGCATCGGCGGGGCCGCGGGCAACGGCGGCGACGGCGGCCGCGGCGGCGACGGCGGCGTGGCCATCGCCAACGGGAACGGCGGCGACGGCGGCAATGGCGGCGACGGCGGCGCCGGCGGCATCGGTGGCATCGGCGGCGACGGCGGCGTGACCACCGTCAGCGGCGGCGGTGGGAACGGCGGCAACGGCGGTGCCGGCGGCCAGGGCACCAACGGCGGCGCGGGCATCAACGGCCCCGGTGGCCTCGGCGGCAGCGGCGGCGACGGCGGCAATGGCGGTGCCGGTGGCACCCCCGGCCTGGGGTCCAGCAGGGAAGCCGCCGCCGCTGCCGGCGTCTACTTTGGCAGTGGCGGCAGCGGGGGCGCTGGCGGCAATGGCGGTGATGGCGGCGCCGGTGACAACGGCGCGGTCGGCGGTAACCCCGGCTTTGCCGGCGGTAACGGCGGCGCCGGCGGCCGAGGCGGTCAAGGCGGCGCGGCTAGCCCACCCAACCTCAACCAGGACTGGCACGGGTTGTTCGGATCCAACGGCAACGGCGGTCCGGGTGGCGATGGCGGCGGTGGCGGCGTCGGCGGCGCCGGCGGCACCGGCGTCGGCAGCGCCGGGGGCACTGGCGGCGACGGCGGCGACGGCGGGGCGGCCGGGGCAGGCGGAGCGCCGGGCAACGGCTACCACCAGCAGCCCGCGCCCCAAGGGTTGCCCATCGGGACCGGCGGGGCCGGAGGCCAAGGGGGTGCCGGCGGCGCTGGGGGCCACGGAGGGCAGGGCGACATCGGCTTCGACGGTGGCCAGGGTGGCGCCGGCGGCCTGGGTGGCAGCGGCGGCGCCGGCGGGGACGGCAGCGGCACGTTCAACGCCCAAGCCAACAACGGTGGCCACGGCGGGGCCGGCGGCGCCGGGGGTTCGGGTGGCACCGGCGGCACCGGCGGTGCCGGGGCCAACGGCGGTCGCGGAGGCGACGCTGGCCACGGCGGTGACGGCGGGAACGCCGGCCACGGCGGCACCGCCGAATTCCCCGGTCGCGGTGCCTACGGCGGCGAAGGTGGCAGCGGGGGCGCCGGCGGCAACGCCGGAGGCGCCGGCTCCGGCGGCGCCGCGGGCGCCGGCGGCAGCGGAGGTTTCGGCGGCAACGGTGCCGACGGCGGCGACGGTGGCAACGGTGGTAACGGCGGCTTCGGCGGCATTAACGGCACGTTCGGCACCAACGGCGCCGGTGGCACCGGCGGGCTCGGCACCCTGCTCGGCGGCCACAACGG comes from the Mycobacterium shinjukuense genome and includes:
- a CDS encoding PecA family PE domain-processing aspartic protease, with protein sequence MSFVITAPRTLASVASDLGGIGSAIGEANAMAAVRTTALMPAAGDEVSAAIAALFSSYARDYQTLGAQAAAFHAQFVQTLTTAEHLYAAADVGNGVLLRAAEQQVLGVINAPTNTLLGRPLIGDGTHGAPGTGQNGGAGGILWGNGGNGGSGAPGQPGGRGGDAGLFGHGGQGGVGGPGMAGAAGAAGLPGGNGINGGSGGIGGAGGAGGNGGLLYGNGGAGGRGGSGGLGGPGGMGGVGIVASPTGGSGGIGGIGGTGGAGGAGGHGSALFGQPGINGDGGVGGMGGQGGAGGTGWAAEGVAVDGSGQGGRGGDGGTGGVGGPAGGAGASQGAGGHGGDGGHGGTGGQGGNGAGAGGDGGAGGTGGTGGNGSIGGAAGNGGDGGRGGDGGVAIANGNGGDGGNGGDGGAGGIGGIGGDGGVTTVSGGGGNGGNGGAGGQGTNGGAGINGPGGLGGSGGDGGNGGAGGTPGLGSSREAAAAAGVYFGSGGSGGAGGNGGDGGAGDNGAVGGNPGFAGGNGGAGGRGGQGGAASPPNLNQDWHGLFGSNGNGGPGGDGGGGGVGGAGGTGVGSAGGTGGDGGDGGAAGAGGAPGNGYHQQPAPQGLPIGTGGAGGQGGAGGAGGHGGQGDIGFDGGQGGAGGLGGSGGAGGDGSGTFNAQANNGGHGGAGGAGGSGGTGGTGGAGANGGRGGDAGHGGDGGNAGHGGTAEFPGRGAYGGEGGSGGAGGNAGGAGSGGAAGAGGSGGFGGNGADGGDGGNGGNGGFGGINGTFGTNGAGGTGGLGTLLGGHNGNIGLNGATGGIGSTTLTNATVPLQIVNTTEPVVFISLNGGPMVPVLLDTGSTGLVMDSQFLTQNFGPVIGTGTAGYAGGLTYNYNTYSTTVDFGNGLVTLPTSVNVVTSSSPGTLGNFLSRSGAVGVLGIGPNNGFPGTSSIVTAMPGLLNNGVLIDESAGILQFGPNTSTGNVTISGAPISNVAVQINNGPLQQAPVMFDSGGINGTIPSALVGLPSGGFVPAGTTISVYTSDGQTLLYSYTTTATNTPFVTSGGVMNTGHVPFAQQPIYVSYSPTAIGTTTFN